GCATGGAGTGCGAGGGCGGCCCGATGAGCTGGATGTACGGCCCGCTGCTGTGCAATCCCCTGCCCCGGAAGATGGACCAGGCCCGCCGGCTCAACGGCTCGGACAGCGCCCGCGCCATTGAAATCACCAACTACCTGGCGCCCAAGGAAGTCTACGTCTACGCCATGGGCCAGGAGCCCTGGCTGCGCCACGTGATGGTCCTCGTCTATGACGACAAGGCGCCGCAAATCGTCGAGTCGAACAAGTTCCTGGAGCACTGCCGCGCCCAGGGCATCCAGGCCGAGCGCCCCTACGTGAAGATGGAGCGCATCTTCACCTAGCGCACCAGGGCGTCCGCGGTGGCCTCACGCCGCCGCGGACGGCCCCAGCAGGCCGCGCTGGCGCAGCGTCTCCAGCACCCGCCGCAGCCCGGCCTCCACGGAGTCCACGTCCGAGCGCACCGTGACGGCGGGTGTCTCGGGCGCCTCGTAGGGGTCCGACACCCCGGTGAAGTGCGTCAGTTCGCCCGCCAGGGCCTTCTTGTAGAGCCCCTTCACGTCCCGGGCGATGAGCACCTCCAGCGGCGCCTGGACGAAGACCTCCACGAAGGGGATCCCGGCCTCCGCCGCGAGCCTGCGGACCTCCTCGCGGGCGCTGGCATACGGCGAGATGGCCGCCGCGATGACGCCCACGCCGTGCTTCGCCAGCAGCCGGGCCACATGCCCGATGCGACGCACGTTCTCCTCACGGTCCTCGCGCGAGAAGCCCAGGCCGCGCGACAGCCAGGTGCGGACCTCGTCGCCGTCCAGCACCTCCACGGGCCGCGAGGGCGCCAGGTGCTCCCGCAGGGCGCGTGACAGCGTGCTCTTGCCCGCGCCGGACAAGCCCGTCAGCCAGAGAATGAAGCCCACCGGGTGCGCCATCGAGACTCCCTTGGCACGGCATGGGAACCCCGTTGCCACGCGCGTCTGACACGCGGGGACGCTAACACGGCGTCTGGGCTCGGGGGCTTGACCCGTTTTCCATGCCCGTGCGACAGAGGTGTCTCGTCATGCACAGCGCGTCCCACTCGAGCCCTCAAGCCCCCGACCGTTGGTTCCCCACCCGGAAGCCGCTGACGGACCCGCGCGTTCGGCTGTTCTGCTTCCCCTTCGCCGGCGGCAGCGTCGCCATCTACAACACCTGGGCCCAGGGCCTGCCCGCGGGCGTGGAGCTGTGCCCCGTGCAGCTCCCCGGCCGTGAGCGCCGGCTGTCCGAGAAGCCCATCGACAACCTGCCCGCCCTCCTGGACGCGCTGCTGCCCGCGCTGGCGCCGCTGCTGGACCGGCCCTTCGCCTTCTTCGGCTACAGCATGGGCGCGCGCATCTCGTTGGAGCTCGCGCGTCGTCTCCAGGCACGCAACGGCCCCCGTCCGCTGGGCCTGTTCCTGGGGGCAGCGGGACCGCCGGTCATCAACACCCGCGAGCCCATCCACCTGCTGCCCGAGCCCCAGTTCATCGAGGCCCTGCGCCGCTACGACGGGACGCCCGAGGAGATTTTCAAGCACCGCGAGCTGCTGGAGCTGGTGCTCCCCATGCTCCGCGCCGACTTCGCCATCGCCTTCACGGAGAACGGCGCGCAGCCGGCGAAGTTGTCGGTGCCCCTCTCCGTCATCGGCTCGCCCGAGGACAAACACGTCCCCACGGAGAACCTGGAGCGGTGGCGCGACGAGACGACGAGCGAGGACGTCCGCGTCCGGCTCTTCCCCGGCGGCCACTTCTTCATCAAGTCGCAG
This genomic window from Myxococcus hansupus contains:
- the cysC gene encoding adenylyl-sulfate kinase, which gives rise to MAHPVGFILWLTGLSGAGKSTLSRALREHLAPSRPVEVLDGDEVRTWLSRGLGFSREDREENVRRIGHVARLLAKHGVGVIAAAISPYASAREEVRRLAAEAGIPFVEVFVQAPLEVLIARDVKGLYKKALAGELTHFTGVSDPYEAPETPAVTVRSDVDSVEAGLRRVLETLRQRGLLGPSAAA
- a CDS encoding thioesterase II family protein, giving the protein MHSASHSSPQAPDRWFPTRKPLTDPRVRLFCFPFAGGSVAIYNTWAQGLPAGVELCPVQLPGRERRLSEKPIDNLPALLDALLPALAPLLDRPFAFFGYSMGARISLELARRLQARNGPRPLGLFLGAAGPPVINTREPIHLLPEPQFIEALRRYDGTPEEIFKHRELLELVLPMLRADFAIAFTENGAQPAKLSVPLSVIGSPEDKHVPTENLERWRDETTSEDVRVRLFPGGHFFIKSQRDAILANVREDLARWTGTAA